The following are encoded in a window of bacterium genomic DNA:
- a CDS encoding endonuclease III domain-containing protein, with protein MGMARARRIHDAMSAHFGPLSWWPGETPFEVCVGAILTQNTAWSNVERAIANLKDAEMLTIDGIADARLPTLAKLIRPSGYFNQKAVRLRHFARWVRDKYGNVEAMRGEDPARLRAELLALSGIGPETADSMLLYAMDMPIFVVDAYTKRIFHRKGAFDEGVRYGEVQDAFHGWFSPDRALYNEYHAQIVNLGKDYCKKTRPRCEDCPIRGL; from the coding sequence ATGGGAATGGCGCGCGCGCGGCGCATTCACGACGCCATGTCCGCGCACTTCGGGCCGCTTTCCTGGTGGCCAGGGGAGACGCCGTTCGAGGTGTGCGTCGGAGCGATTCTGACGCAAAACACCGCGTGGTCGAACGTCGAGCGTGCGATCGCGAATCTGAAGGACGCCGAGATGCTGACGATCGACGGCATCGCGGACGCGCGACTACCGACGCTCGCGAAACTCATCCGGCCTTCGGGCTATTTCAATCAGAAGGCTGTGCGTCTGCGCCATTTCGCGCGATGGGTGCGTGACAAATACGGAAACGTGGAGGCGATGCGCGGCGAGGATCCGGCGCGGTTGCGCGCGGAGCTGCTCGCGCTTTCCGGCATCGGCCCGGAGACGGCGGATTCGATGCTGCTCTACGCCATGGACATGCCGATCTTCGTCGTCGACGCGTACACAAAACGCATCTTCCACCGAAAGGGCGCGTTTGATGAGGGCGTCCGTTACGGCGAGGTGCAGGACGCGTTTCATGGGTGGTTTTCGCCCGATCGCGCCCTCTACAACGAATATCACGCGCAGATCGTGAACCTGGGCAAGGACTACTGCAAAAAGACGCGTCCGCGCTGCGAGGATTGTCCCATCCGGGGGCTCTAG
- a CDS encoding MBL fold metallo-hydrolase has product MKIRYNGHSCFSIFSDEGTCIVCDPYESGAYGGAVGYHPVDSKPDIVVVSHDHPDHNYVKQFEGDFSVMRGSGMARNIAFEAVDAFHDKSEGADRGKIKIFKFTVNGVKVCHMGDLGHLLSDDQVKKIGEVDVMLIPVGGFFTIDANEARDVVERVRPKIVIPMHYKTDKCGFDIAPVDPFLAGRDNVKRVDTDEIEVKADSLPGSTEIIVLKHRL; this is encoded by the coding sequence ATGAAGATTCGTTACAACGGTCATTCCTGTTTTTCGATTTTTTCCGACGAAGGCACATGTATCGTGTGCGATCCGTACGAATCGGGCGCGTACGGCGGGGCGGTCGGCTATCACCCGGTCGATTCGAAGCCGGATATCGTGGTCGTTTCGCATGACCACCCGGACCACAATTACGTGAAGCAGTTCGAAGGCGATTTTTCGGTGATGCGCGGCTCCGGCATGGCCAGGAACATCGCGTTCGAAGCGGTGGATGCGTTCCACGACAAATCCGAGGGCGCCGACCGCGGCAAGATCAAGATTTTCAAATTCACGGTCAACGGCGTGAAGGTTTGCCACATGGGAGATCTGGGCCATCTGCTCTCGGACGATCAGGTGAAAAAAATCGGCGAGGTCGACGTGATGCTCATTCCCGTCGGCGGCTTTTTCACGATCGACGCAAACGAAGCGCGCGACGTGGTGGAGCGCGTCCGCCCGAAGATCGTCATCCCCATGCATTACAAGACCGACAAATGCGGCTTCGATATCGCCCCCGTCGATCCCTTTTTGGCGGGGCGCGACAACGTGAAACGCGTCGACACGGACGAGATCGAGGTGAAGGCGGACTCGCTGCCCGGCTCCACCGAGATCATCGTTCTGAAACACCGGCTCTAA
- the mce gene encoding methylmalonyl-CoA epimerase, translating to MLKKIDHIGIATKSLEEALPFWTVGLRLDDAHQEIVADQKVVAAFLPVGETNVELLEGTDPDSAISKFVEKRGAGIHHICFEVENIDEALAHMKEQGFKLIDETPRIGAHGKKVAFVHPKTAGGVLIELSQDVHPE from the coding sequence ATGCTCAAGAAAATCGATCACATCGGCATCGCCACGAAGAGTCTCGAGGAAGCGCTGCCGTTCTGGACCGTCGGACTGCGTCTTGACGACGCGCACCAGGAGATCGTCGCGGATCAGAAGGTCGTGGCCGCGTTCCTTCCGGTTGGCGAGACCAACGTCGAACTGCTCGAAGGCACGGACCCGGACAGCGCGATCAGCAAGTTCGTCGAAAAGCGCGGCGCCGGCATCCACCATATCTGTTTCGAGGTGGAGAACATCGACGAGGCGCTCGCGCACATGAAAGAGCAGGGATTCAAGCTCATCGACGAGACCCCGCGCATCGGCGCGCACGGAAAAAAGGTCGCGTTCGTCCACCCTAAAACCGCCGGCGGCGTGCTCATCGAGCTGTCGCAGGACGTGCATCCGGAGTAA